The genomic region AGCTCCAGCAGGCGGTTGCCGAGCAGTTCAGACTCCTTGAAGCCGCCCGCCTCGAAGCAGCGCCGGTTGGCATAACTGATCAACCCGGCAGTGTCAGAGACCAGGATCATGCTCTGCGTGTTGTTCAGGATCTTGCTGTTGAAATCGCGCTCGTGTTGCAGTTGCGACTGGAAGGTCTTCAGCTCGGTGATGTCGAGGATCATGCCGCGATACTGCAGCACGTCACCGTGCGCGTCGCACACGGCGAATGAGTTCTGCAGCGTGTGGATGAGGGTCCCGTCCTTGCGCCGCAGCACTTCCTGATAGTTGCGCACCGCGCCTTTATCTTCGATGAGTTTCTTGAAGCGCAGGCGGTCGTCGGGTTGCAGGTAGAGCCGCGTGGGGATGTCGATCTCGAGCAGCTCTTGCCGGCTGCTGTAGCCGAGCATGCGCACGAGCGCATCGTTCACCTCGATGAAGCGTCCCTCGGGCGAGGAGAAGAAGATGCCTTCCTGGGTGTTGTCGAAGAGCTCGCGATAGCGGCGCTCGACCTCGCGGCGGTCGGTGATGTCCTTGAGCACGTGGATGGTCTGCAGGCCCTCGTTGAGCGCGCCGCGCAGGCGCGAAGTGGAGACGAGGTAGGTACGCTCGAGCACCGGGTGGATATATTCGTCGCCCGTCTCCATGCCGGCGCGACAGAACGGGCACGGCAACGGCGACGGTTCGGTGGCGATGGACACCAGCGCGCGCATGGCCACTCCAATCAACTCGGAAGGCCGCACGCCGATCAACTCGGCCAGCGAACGATTCACGCGCAGCACGCGATTGCTTTCATCGTGTACGACGATGAAGTCGGAGATGGCGTCAAAGATCTCTGCCCACTGCTTGTTGGATTGCGCAATGCGCGTGAACAAGCGCGAGTTCTCGAGCGCAACGGAAACGTGTCCGGAGACAGCGCGCAGCAACTCGTGGTCTTCGGCGGAAAGAGTGCGCCGCAACTCGGCCAGGCAGAGGTATCCGAGGAACTCTTCGGAAGCGCCCGCGAGCCGCACGATGCAGATATCGTTCCATCCCAGCGCGGTCGCTGCTCCCGCGCCCAACAGCTCCGTGGCGCCGCCGGCGGAGACGGTGTCGCGATGCGTGGGCCCGAAGTCGATCAATGCCTGCGTCAAACGCCGCGGCAACCCGCGGTCGGTGGCCGCGCCCTCGTGGTGCAGGAATACGGTCTCGAGCGTGGCGCCCTGCGCCAGCACGAGTGCGGCGGCATGCGCTCCCAGCATGTCGGCCGCGCGCAGCGTGAAACTCTTGACGAATTCGGGAAGGTTCAGCGAGGAACTGAGCTCCAAGCCCAGCTTCACGAGGTTCTCAGCGCGGTTGCGGTGCTGCTCGGTGGTGGAATAAAGCTCGGCGTTGGCGAGAATCAAGCCGGCCGATGCGGCGAGCGATCCGAGCAGGCGAAAATCGCGGCCTTGCACCTTGGCGGCAGGCCGGAAGCAGACCAGCAATATCGCGTGGCTGCGCGCCATTTTCACGCGGACCGCGACCGCGTCAGCGAAGGGCACCACGCCGCCGCGCAAGCTCGCGTCAAAGGCGATGGCCGCAGGCAGATCGCTCGAGACGGTGGCCAGCAACCTTGTTCCCTCGGCGTGCGCCAATGTTTCGGCCTGGGCTGCGCCTAGCGGATCGGGGAGGCCGTCGGTCGCGACCGCGCGCGCTTCCAGTCCATCAGCGCCCTGGGAATAAAGGACAACAAAGGCAGCGTCGAGCAAGCCCCGCACTTTGCGGGCCAGCGTGGTGGTGATGGTCTCCACACTGAAGCTGGACTGGAGCGCGTGCGTGATCTCCATCACCTGGACGGCGCGCTCGCGTTCTTCGAGCGACGATTCGCGCCGGCGCGCGACCTCGATCATGCTGCCCAGCTGCGACGCCAGGATGGTCGCCTTGGAAGCGAGATCGGCGGTGAAAAAATCCGCATCGGAATCGTGCAGTAGCACCGCGACGCCGATCACGTTGCCGCCTACCACGAGCGGCGCAGCCAGCAGGGCCCGCGCTCCGAAGCGCGTGGCCATCGGATATCGTCCCCGCTCGAGGTGATTGACGAAAACAGTATGCCGTCCCTGGATCGCCTCCGTCGCGACCGCGCTTTCCTCGACCTGCAGGGTCGCTTCCAGGAACTCGGCGGCCATATGGCCTTCGGCATCGACCGCCACGAGGCGCCCATTCTCCTCCAGGTTCCAGTAGTACACGCCGCTCACCTCAAAGAAGATCTTTGCCGTGTGGCAGAACAATCGGATGAGCGCAGGAAAGTCGGCGCCTTCAGCGACCGCGTTCGAAAAACGGAGAAGGATCTCCTGGAATACCTGTGCCGAGGAAGCGGGGTCCGCCGTCGATCTTCCGGAGACAGTCATCTTTGGGGTGAGACGGCGACAGCTTTTGCTTGGGGGAGAGGGTAACGTTATGCGCAATCTCAAAATGAGTCAAGGATTAAGTCAGAATGTTAACTATATGATTAACATAAGGCTCTGATTTTCTGTCTCACAATGAGACAAGTGGAGGTACGCGGCGATCGCTTGAGACGGGAAACGGTCGCGTCGGGCCCGAAATCGTCTCGCAATGACAATCTAAACCTATGTATCTAAGGCAGTTGTAAGTTATATTCAGTCTGAGGCTAGCTAGTCTCCACATGGCATCGGCATTGCACATATGGTTGTCGGCAGTCTGCCGCCTTAGGAGGAGATGTGTCTTTACGGGGATTTAGAAGTTGGATCGCGATCGGCGCTGTGGCCGGAATCGTCGCCGCAGGCACGCTACCTTCGGCCCTGGGCGACGACCGGAAGATGAAGAACGAGGTGCGGCCGGTGTATCCGGAGCTGGCCAAGAAGATGAACGTGAGCGGCGCGGTGAAGGTCGAGATCGTGATCACGCCGGCGGGCGCGGTGAAGAGCGCGAAGGCGCTGGGTGGTCATCCGCTGCTGATCGAATCAGCGCTCGACGCCGTGAAAAAGTGCAGGTTCGAAGCGGCGCCGGCCGAGACGACACAAGTCGTGACCTTCAACTTCAAAGGGAATCAGTAAGCGCCGGCAGCGGCGGAGGCAGGGGTAATGAGTATCCAGAAAAAACTGTATTACGGGTTCGGTGCCGTGCTCGGCATCCTGTTCCTGCTGTTCATCGTGAACCTGTACAGCATGTTCAGGCAACAGAGCTCGCAGGAAGCGCTGCGGAACGCGCTCGAAGAAAAGGGCGCGACCGAAGCGGTGAGCCGCCAGATGATGCAGAACCGGCTCGCCCTCGGCAACTTCCTGTTGAGCGG from Acidobacteriota bacterium harbors:
- a CDS encoding energy transducer TonB produces the protein MAGIVAAGTLPSALGDDRKMKNEVRPVYPELAKKMNVSGAVKVEIVITPAGAVKSAKALGGHPLLIESALDAVKKCRFEAAPAETTQVVTFNFKGNQ
- a CDS encoding PAS domain S-box protein — its product is MTVSGRSTADPASSAQVFQEILLRFSNAVAEGADFPALIRLFCHTAKIFFEVSGVYYWNLEENGRLVAVDAEGHMAAEFLEATLQVEESAVATEAIQGRHTVFVNHLERGRYPMATRFGARALLAAPLVVGGNVIGVAVLLHDSDADFFTADLASKATILASQLGSMIEVARRRESSLEERERAVQVMEITHALQSSFSVETITTTLARKVRGLLDAAFVVLYSQGADGLEARAVATDGLPDPLGAAQAETLAHAEGTRLLATVSSDLPAAIAFDASLRGGVVPFADAVAVRVKMARSHAILLVCFRPAAKVQGRDFRLLGSLAASAGLILANAELYSTTEQHRNRAENLVKLGLELSSSLNLPEFVKSFTLRAADMLGAHAAALVLAQGATLETVFLHHEGAATDRGLPRRLTQALIDFGPTHRDTVSAGGATELLGAGAATALGWNDICIVRLAGASEEFLGYLCLAELRRTLSAEDHELLRAVSGHVSVALENSRLFTRIAQSNKQWAEIFDAISDFIVVHDESNRVLRVNRSLAELIGVRPSELIGVAMRALVSIATEPSPLPCPFCRAGMETGDEYIHPVLERTYLVSTSRLRGALNEGLQTIHVLKDITDRREVERRYRELFDNTQEGIFFSSPEGRFIEVNDALVRMLGYSSRQELLEIDIPTRLYLQPDDRLRFKKLIEDKGAVRNYQEVLRRKDGTLIHTLQNSFAVCDAHGDVLQYRGMILDITELKTFQSQLQHERDFNSKILNNTQSMILVSDTAGLISYANRRCFEAGGFKESELLGNRLLELVAPARRPSFAEAFDAVISGQQVDNLELPIQRSSGQAGHFSLNLSPMRDDQGNVTSIVVVMTDITDATMLNAKLMHAEKMAAVGQLVSGVAHEVNNPLTAIMGFADLLLQQQDVPESAKKDLFVIVQESQRTRQIVQNLLSFARPKPAERKPIDVNSILQRTLHLRTYDFSSHGVDVVERLQEQLPEVVGDAHQLQQVFLNILNNAYDAVRETGRRGAIEVVTSARSGMVDVSFSDNGAGVAHPDRIFDPFFTTKEVGKGTGLGLSICYGIVREHGGEISCTNNDHGLGATFVVRLPLAAAAVAGAHA